A window of the Blastocatellia bacterium genome harbors these coding sequences:
- a CDS encoding amidohydrolase family protein, whose translation MHHNREGMNRQKAMASAALCACFVTLLVLTLTTAATGPQVTVITGATVIDGTGRAPIRGGVVVIEGDRIKTVGRAGKVKWPRDAQVVEAAGMYVVPGLIDMHTHYREWQGELFLAHGITSVKDLGNPVEWISALSRMQVAGQLRGPRLFFVGNNLDASPPEGDHHIGIANSSDIERAVRLLHQLGVTAIKVRHKVTPDQLAEITKAAHALDLPVTGHLGKTDAMEAAQSGLDGLEHATGVARAASKMPGQVKTDAKGLAVFLEDLRGFSQMDKAKETALIKKLVEKRVALIPTLAVRRRILLDTELARQEDSKYARDPSLAYVPESVRRHWIEAPVEQKILEAFRGAEMDMMRKGYRRLERFVREFHRAGGLVLAGSDNLNGVPGITLHRELESLVAAGLEPYHALRAATHSAARFLNRRDLGSIEPGQIADMLVVRANPLDNIRHLREIEKVFQGGQLIEIRFQPDYALPPSRPQLVRPLYLERLLAESN comes from the coding sequence ATGCACCATAACCGCGAAGGAATGAATCGGCAGAAAGCGATGGCCTCTGCCGCTCTGTGTGCGTGTTTCGTCACGCTGCTGGTGTTGACGCTCACGACGGCTGCGACCGGACCTCAGGTCACAGTCATCACGGGCGCGACGGTGATTGATGGCACGGGGCGAGCTCCTATTCGAGGCGGCGTAGTCGTCATTGAGGGGGACAGGATCAAAACGGTCGGTCGCGCAGGAAAAGTGAAATGGCCGCGTGATGCGCAAGTGGTGGAAGCCGCCGGCATGTATGTCGTGCCCGGACTCATTGACATGCACACGCATTATCGGGAGTGGCAGGGCGAGTTGTTTTTGGCGCACGGCATCACCAGCGTGAAAGATCTCGGTAATCCTGTCGAGTGGATTTCCGCATTGAGTCGAATGCAGGTCGCGGGTCAGTTGCGCGGGCCGCGTCTTTTCTTTGTCGGCAACAATCTAGATGCCTCGCCGCCTGAAGGTGATCATCATATCGGCATAGCCAATTCATCGGATATTGAGCGGGCGGTCCGATTGCTTCATCAGTTGGGCGTGACGGCGATCAAGGTCCGGCACAAAGTGACGCCTGACCAACTAGCTGAGATAACGAAGGCCGCTCATGCGCTCGACCTTCCCGTGACGGGCCATCTTGGCAAAACGGATGCGATGGAAGCCGCGCAATCCGGTTTAGACGGCCTTGAACACGCGACCGGCGTGGCGCGAGCGGCGTCCAAAATGCCTGGACAGGTCAAGACAGATGCCAAGGGCTTGGCCGTTTTCCTCGAAGATCTGCGCGGTTTTTCACAGATGGATAAGGCCAAGGAAACGGCGCTCATCAAAAAGCTTGTTGAAAAGCGTGTAGCGCTCATCCCCACGCTGGCTGTGCGCCGGCGTATTTTGTTGGATACCGAGCTCGCGCGTCAGGAAGACAGCAAATATGCCCGCGATCCATCGCTCGCGTATGTCCCTGAGTCGGTGCGGCGGCATTGGATTGAGGCGCCTGTTGAGCAGAAAATCCTTGAAGCATTTCGCGGCGCGGAGATGGATATGATGCGGAAAGGCTACCGGCGGCTGGAGCGTTTCGTGCGGGAATTCCACCGGGCCGGTGGCTTGGTGCTAGCCGGCTCAGACAACCTCAATGGCGTGCCGGGCATCACGCTCCACCGAGAACTTGAAAGTCTGGTGGCCGCCGGATTGGAACCATACCACGCGTTGCGGGCGGCCACTCATTCTGCCGCACGGTTTTTGAACCGTCGTGACCTCGGCTCGATTGAGCCCGGTCAAATTGCCGATATGCTCGTCGTCAGAGCCAATCCGCTCGATAACATAAGACATTTACGAGAGATCGAGAAGGTGTTTCAGGGTGGACAGCTAATAGAAATTCGTTTCCAGCCCGACTATGCGTTGCCGCCGTCACGGCCGCAGCTGGTCCGGCCGCTTTATCTGGAACGTCTACTCGCCGAAAGCAATTGA
- a CDS encoding dienelactone hydrolase family protein produces MSAQNSSIEIIQAPQAIQKEISFKTEDDWTIYGTLTIPVNLRHEEKRPAALLLHGATHTQIVWAVYPGWVKVQESLVTLRIDWRGCGKSKRQIPFAAFSPAQRERVRLDVRAAIDFLAAQPEVNAMQIGVAAEGFSADPAIIEAAGDARVKAFVIISGRLSEQALALMTAYSDKSVLFIVSREDKPSLDSLLGAHRLMASSTSEIWVQDGLGVGLAMGSLWRNKYPNQPLEQAIDFRAGAWLVNALRRPEPIGEVMLQTQDGWILYAHLGLPDRTSTDQLVPGVILLPTALSDRMSYYNLERAFVKQGIAVLNLDWRGIGQSTNRGTLLDMSVETMSEALNDVLEGYKFLLSQPGIDRERIGILGTAFGAKLALSAAREIPQVKAIAMLTPVVKPHELAGDCEIAAAIKQPVLLVTGDAFGASSKAFVEFVARNGRNKILVYPGGMLGYSLFEVDVTLGSTLVQWFKERLNETKF; encoded by the coding sequence GTGTCTGCGCAGAACTCGTCTATAGAAATAATTCAAGCGCCTCAGGCTATACAGAAAGAAATCTCATTCAAGACCGAAGACGATTGGACGATCTATGGTACGCTGACGATCCCGGTTAATTTGCGGCATGAAGAAAAGCGGCCGGCGGCCTTGTTATTACACGGTGCTACGCACACGCAGATTGTTTGGGCTGTATATCCTGGTTGGGTGAAGGTTCAAGAGTCACTCGTTACGCTGCGAATTGATTGGCGCGGGTGCGGGAAAAGTAAGAGGCAAATTCCCTTTGCTGCTTTCTCGCCGGCGCAGCGCGAACGGGTGAGGTTGGATGTAAGAGCCGCCATTGATTTTCTAGCCGCACAGCCGGAGGTCAATGCGATGCAGATCGGTGTGGCGGCTGAAGGATTCAGCGCTGATCCAGCTATCATTGAAGCGGCTGGAGATGCGCGCGTGAAAGCCTTTGTCATCATTTCAGGCCGTCTCAGTGAACAAGCATTAGCCCTTATGACTGCTTACTCGGACAAATCCGTGTTGTTCATCGTTAGTCGCGAAGACAAGCCGAGCCTCGACAGTTTGCTCGGAGCGCACCGTCTGATGGCGTCCTCGACAAGCGAAATCTGGGTTCAGGATGGACTCGGCGTCGGTCTGGCGATGGGCAGTCTGTGGCGCAACAAATATCCCAATCAACCGCTCGAACAAGCGATTGATTTTAGGGCCGGGGCCTGGCTTGTCAATGCACTGCGGCGCCCTGAGCCGATTGGCGAGGTCATGCTTCAGACGCAGGATGGTTGGATTCTTTATGCTCATCTGGGATTACCGGATCGAACTAGTACCGATCAACTTGTCCCTGGTGTCATCCTGTTGCCGACAGCGCTTTCCGACCGCATGAGCTACTACAACCTTGAACGCGCATTTGTCAAACAGGGTATAGCTGTGCTGAATTTGGACTGGCGTGGCATCGGTCAGAGTACGAATCGTGGAACTTTGTTGGATATGTCCGTCGAGACCATGTCTGAGGCATTGAACGACGTTCTGGAGGGATATAAATTTTTGCTTTCCCAGCCAGGCATTGATCGGGAACGCATCGGCATTCTCGGTACAGCATTCGGCGCCAAGCTCGCTTTGAGCGCAGCTCGAGAGATTCCGCAGGTGAAAGCCATCGCCATGCTCACGCCGGTGGTGAAGCCGCATGAGTTGGCTGGTGACTGCGAAATCGCAGCGGCCATTAAGCAACCTGTCCTACTCGTCACCGGCGATGCGTTCGGCGCGTCGTCGAAAGCATTTGTGGAGTTCGTTGCCCGAAACGGTCGAAACAAAATCCTCGTCTATCCGGGTGGCATGTTAGGCTACTCGTTGTTTGAGGTTGACGTGACGCTCGGCTCCACGCTTGTACAGTGGTTCAAAGAGCGATTGAATGAAACGAAATTCTAG
- a CDS encoding MFS transporter encodes MTEPNPHKPKWPVRYRLVGLLTIGAMINFADRVNISVAAPVMMPALGWDEAKFGLIFSAFLAGYTLFQFPGGLIADRWNAKKVIALSCLFFSLFTALTPLGAMAFGLMLVIRFLVGAFESVSFPAYASFNARWIPRHEYSRAQTISLSGSYLGQAIAYPFTIWMVQAFSWPMVFYVNAAIGVVWMVAWLLMATNHPTEHPRISQAELKMIQEHVIPRRTTEMVSPWGILRSRPVLMLSLSYMCLVFGVWMIMLWLPTYLVKGRGFTLQQMSWIGMIPTAASFIGLVSGGVLSDQLLRRGFQPHIARIKGPAMCIILGVPFLVAAVLVPSGSVSVACFAAYLCIINLATGGYWGVPLELDPKLVGAISGVMTCAGNFGGMFGPSTAGYIYRATGNWALPFLVAAAMAVVAFAIFYFLVIPESQAKQRTATQSVALGESTLE; translated from the coding sequence ATGACCGAACCAAATCCCCACAAACCGAAATGGCCTGTGCGGTACCGATTGGTTGGATTGCTCACCATCGGTGCAATGATTAACTTTGCTGATCGGGTGAACATCTCCGTTGCTGCACCGGTCATGATGCCGGCGCTCGGTTGGGATGAGGCGAAGTTTGGTCTGATTTTCTCAGCTTTTCTCGCCGGCTACACGCTGTTTCAGTTTCCTGGCGGTTTGATCGCTGACCGTTGGAATGCCAAGAAAGTAATTGCATTGTCCTGCCTGTTTTTTTCGCTGTTTACTGCGCTCACTCCGCTTGGCGCGATGGCCTTTGGGTTGATGTTAGTCATTCGTTTTTTGGTTGGCGCATTCGAGTCAGTGAGCTTCCCGGCCTATGCTTCGTTCAATGCTCGTTGGATTCCTCGGCACGAGTACAGCCGGGCACAAACAATCAGTCTCTCCGGTTCATATTTGGGGCAAGCTATTGCCTATCCGTTCACCATCTGGATGGTGCAGGCGTTTTCCTGGCCGATGGTGTTTTACGTTAATGCAGCCATCGGTGTGGTATGGATGGTTGCTTGGTTACTGATGGCCACCAATCATCCGACCGAGCACCCGCGCATCAGTCAGGCTGAGTTGAAAATGATTCAGGAGCATGTCATCCCACGTCGTACAACCGAAATGGTTTCTCCATGGGGCATCCTCAGGTCGCGCCCCGTGCTCATGCTGTCGTTATCGTACATGTGTCTCGTGTTTGGTGTGTGGATGATCATGTTGTGGCTGCCGACATATCTGGTCAAAGGCCGTGGGTTCACATTACAGCAAATGAGTTGGATCGGCATGATTCCGACGGCGGCCAGCTTTATCGGTTTGGTGAGTGGTGGCGTGCTATCAGATCAACTGTTGCGGCGAGGTTTTCAGCCACACATTGCCCGCATCAAAGGACCGGCAATGTGTATCATCCTGGGCGTGCCGTTTTTGGTTGCTGCTGTGCTGGTGCCATCAGGCAGCGTGTCGGTCGCCTGTTTTGCTGCCTACCTATGCATTATTAATCTCGCCACCGGTGGCTACTGGGGTGTTCCGCTGGAGCTCGATCCCAAGCTGGTTGGGGCGATTTCCGGAGTGATGACATGCGCAGGAAATTTCGGTGGCATGTTCGGTCCATCAACAGCCGGGTATATTTACAGAGCCACCGGTAACTGGGCATTGCCCTTTCTGGTCGCGGCTGCCATGGCAGTCGTGGCATTCGCCATTTTCTATTTCTTGGTTATACCTGAATCTCAGGCGAAACAACGGACGGCAACACAATCAGTGGCGCTGGGTGAATCAACCCTAGAATAG
- a CDS encoding amidohydrolase family protein, giving the protein MRTSQGIVSFVSLTLILSFQQVETGGDRPHPIVIEGGTLIDGTGGPVMENAVVVVHRNKIAAVGRKGSIAYPKAARVIRADGKFILPGLIDGHVHYDAWHGELTLAHGVTTVKDTGNPVEWLKALSAALDEGLVRGPRLFYTGNSLTAPPALRDHHIGLESPQMARRAVRLLKENGAIAIKVHQQITLELLRVVADEAHKLGLRVTGHIRRLGAIQAALAGIDALEHSTGVARSTGPNAEFIQDREPENELTGYYDDLNEMAEMKPENFARLIRLLVEKKVAIQPTLVTYFRIASDHRQAYAQEDAMFARNENLRYVPDEVRKLWRTSVLFEPKSPEERDRFRRAYRNMSRFLKQFHDAGGKLLVGSSTSVMVPGRSLHREMEMMVELGLSPGEVIRMTTQGNAEFLRKEKELGTIAAGKFADLIIVKSNPLDDIKNIQQVELVIKNGKEVDTSYNPDYAMPIPRPQLERPVWLEQQLKREARGKM; this is encoded by the coding sequence ATGAGAACCTCACAGGGCATAGTCTCATTTGTCAGTCTCACGCTAATTCTTAGTTTTCAGCAGGTAGAGACTGGCGGAGATCGGCCGCATCCCATCGTTATCGAAGGCGGCACGTTGATTGATGGCACGGGCGGCCCCGTCATGGAGAACGCCGTCGTGGTAGTACACAGAAACAAAATTGCGGCAGTGGGCAGAAAGGGGAGCATCGCATATCCGAAGGCCGCCCGCGTCATTCGGGCGGATGGCAAATTCATTCTGCCTGGACTCATTGATGGGCACGTGCATTATGATGCATGGCACGGTGAATTAACGTTGGCGCACGGCGTGACCACAGTCAAAGACACTGGCAATCCGGTGGAATGGTTGAAAGCGTTGAGTGCCGCTTTGGATGAGGGTTTGGTCAGAGGGCCGCGGCTGTTCTATACCGGCAATAGTCTGACAGCGCCTCCAGCCCTGAGAGATCATCATATTGGTTTGGAGAGTCCGCAGATGGCCCGCCGTGCAGTTCGCCTGCTGAAAGAAAACGGCGCCATTGCAATCAAAGTTCATCAGCAGATTACCCTGGAGTTATTGCGCGTCGTCGCTGATGAAGCTCACAAACTCGGCTTGCGCGTTACAGGTCACATACGTCGTCTGGGAGCCATACAGGCGGCGTTGGCCGGCATTGATGCGCTTGAACACTCCACCGGCGTGGCGCGTTCGACCGGGCCAAACGCCGAGTTTATTCAGGACCGAGAACCAGAGAACGAGCTCACCGGCTATTATGACGACCTCAATGAGATGGCTGAAATGAAACCGGAGAATTTCGCCCGGCTGATCAGATTGCTGGTTGAAAAAAAAGTAGCCATTCAGCCGACGCTGGTGACGTACTTCCGAATAGCTTCCGACCACCGCCAAGCGTATGCGCAGGAAGATGCAATGTTCGCCAGAAATGAAAACCTGCGCTACGTGCCGGACGAAGTGAGAAAGTTATGGCGAACCTCCGTGCTGTTTGAGCCCAAAAGCCCGGAGGAACGAGACCGGTTCCGCCGCGCCTATCGGAATATGAGCCGGTTCTTGAAACAATTCCATGACGCTGGTGGGAAGCTACTCGTGGGCAGTTCAACCAGTGTCATGGTGCCGGGGCGGAGTTTGCATCGAGAGATGGAAATGATGGTTGAGTTGGGACTATCGCCGGGAGAGGTCATCCGAATGACGACGCAAGGTAATGCGGAGTTTTTGCGAAAAGAGAAGGAATTGGGGACCATTGCGGCCGGCAAGTTCGCCGACCTGATTATCGTGAAAAGCAATCCGCTGGACGATATTAAAAATATTCAGCAGGTTGAATTGGTGATCAAAAATGGGAAGGAGGTTGATACGAGCTATAACCCGGATTACGCCATGCCGATTCCCAGGCCCCAACTAGAGCGGCCTGTGTGGCTTGAACAGCAATTGAAGAGGGAAGCCAGAGGTAAGATGTAG
- a CDS encoding Dabb family protein, whose amino-acid sequence MTQQKLSLAFVVVAVLIGALLGSWATTATTSAGSKKIRRTILLNFKPNTSPAQIQQIIREVKANITQIEGVRHVVAGPQINQNAAFQYGISMDFDDEAALKRYRQDEGHRGTHNKYVHLIAQSQITDLCEE is encoded by the coding sequence ATGACGCAACAAAAACTGTCTCTTGCATTCGTCGTTGTAGCCGTGTTGATTGGCGCGTTGCTCGGAAGTTGGGCGACGACGGCAACAACCTCAGCCGGCAGTAAAAAGATACGCCGTACGATTTTGCTTAATTTCAAACCCAATACATCGCCGGCTCAGATTCAACAAATTATTCGCGAGGTCAAAGCCAACATTACGCAGATCGAAGGCGTCCGCCATGTGGTAGCTGGCCCGCAGATCAATCAGAACGCCGCCTTTCAATATGGCATCTCGATGGATTTCGACGATGAAGCGGCTTTGAAGCGATATCGTCAGGATGAAGGCCATCGCGGTACACATAACAAGTACGTTCACCTCATCGCGCAATCGCAGATCACCGATTTGTGCGAGGAATAA
- a CDS encoding nuclear transport factor 2 family protein: MKKITRSLVSMLLFVLGLAVEQVGTVSQNRPEKELLDIESRMTSAYLNKDMAAFFRSVDEELSAFHASNPYRLDDRKTVEDGLKTFYKYSTATGLYKVQPRVQIVGDAAVVTYHFIETGEAEGGKLYAYEGKQTDVFVRKNGRWTLIHFHSSRVTKPS; the protein is encoded by the coding sequence ATGAAAAAAATCACACGTTCGCTCGTTTCAATGTTGCTGTTTGTGCTAGGGCTGGCCGTCGAACAAGTGGGCACGGTGAGTCAAAACCGCCCCGAGAAAGAGCTTTTGGACATTGAGAGTCGCATGACCTCTGCCTACCTAAACAAGGACATGGCGGCCTTTTTTCGGAGCGTTGATGAAGAATTGAGCGCATTCCACGCTTCCAATCCATATCGCCTCGACGACCGCAAAACGGTTGAAGATGGATTGAAGACGTTCTACAAATACTCGACTGCCACGGGTCTGTACAAGGTTCAACCGCGCGTGCAGATCGTTGGCGATGCGGCGGTAGTGACGTATCACTTCATCGAAACTGGGGAAGCCGAAGGCGGCAAGCTGTACGCGTATGAAGGCAAGCAAACTGATGTGTTCGTCAGGAAGAATGGCCGGTGGACGCTCATTCACTTTCACAGTTCGCGGGTGACCAAGCCCAGTTAG
- a CDS encoding amidohydrolase, with protein sequence MPRKSRFEPEPRLPLKLDATSNGEYHPVPLHPDVQLVKSLAMEQAETNARRLGWSRRRFLMSACGVATTMLCMNQVFAHRGNTGGFFDVSPDMALDPEAAATVVAGDEFIFDVQTHHIRPSGEWLKRNQEFVDFMSYFGQTKCGESDPANCLTRDHYIKELFLDSDTAMAVLSAVPPVFADVPLTTEEADATRAVVEKLDGSPRLQIHGLALPNLEPKKAQLEAMQRLVEQWKIKAWKVYTPWGPDKKTGWWLDDPTIGIPFIEKARELGVKIICAHKGLSLPGFTFDYASPRDIGAVAKMFPDVTFIVYHSGFEPSVPEGPYDPNTAKGIDALIKSLHDHGIPPNANVYAELGSTWRQVMKNPAAAAHVIGKLLRFVGEDRVLWGTDSIWFGSPQDQIQAFRAFQISQEFQERYGYPALTKEIKAKVFGLNATVPYGIDPKKILKRIRRDQVEKTKIAYMENPQPSFSTHGPRTRREFLSHLHQRDGWPA encoded by the coding sequence ATGCCCCGAAAATCGCGGTTTGAACCAGAACCGAGGTTGCCTCTTAAACTCGACGCCACTTCCAATGGTGAGTACCATCCTGTGCCCCTTCACCCTGACGTCCAGTTGGTGAAGTCCTTGGCAATGGAGCAAGCCGAAACCAATGCGCGGCGGCTTGGCTGGTCGCGACGACGGTTTTTGATGAGTGCATGCGGCGTGGCGACCACGATGCTCTGCATGAACCAGGTATTTGCGCATCGGGGCAATACCGGCGGATTCTTCGATGTCAGTCCGGACATGGCGCTTGACCCGGAAGCAGCGGCGACTGTGGTGGCCGGGGATGAGTTCATCTTTGATGTCCAGACACACCACATCAGGCCTAGTGGTGAATGGCTCAAGCGGAATCAGGAGTTTGTTGATTTTATGAGTTATTTTGGACAAACCAAATGTGGCGAATCGGACCCAGCCAACTGTCTGACCCGTGATCATTATATCAAGGAACTTTTCCTCGATAGTGATACGGCGATGGCTGTCTTAAGTGCTGTGCCGCCCGTGTTCGCTGATGTGCCGCTGACAACTGAAGAAGCTGATGCCACCCGTGCTGTCGTCGAAAAGTTAGATGGCTCACCGCGCTTGCAGATTCACGGTCTGGCGCTGCCCAATCTCGAGCCGAAGAAGGCGCAACTGGAGGCCATGCAACGACTGGTCGAACAATGGAAGATCAAGGCGTGGAAAGTCTATACGCCGTGGGGTCCCGATAAGAAAACAGGATGGTGGCTGGACGATCCGACCATCGGTATACCCTTCATTGAGAAGGCCCGTGAACTTGGCGTCAAGATCATTTGCGCTCATAAGGGGCTCTCTTTGCCTGGCTTCACATTTGATTACGCTAGCCCTCGCGACATCGGCGCAGTTGCCAAAATGTTCCCGGACGTCACTTTTATTGTCTACCATTCAGGGTTTGAGCCGTCAGTACCAGAAGGTCCGTATGACCCCAACACGGCCAAAGGCATTGACGCACTCATCAAATCGCTCCACGATCACGGAATTCCCCCCAATGCCAATGTTTATGCCGAACTTGGAAGCACCTGGCGTCAGGTGATGAAGAATCCGGCGGCGGCCGCTCACGTCATCGGCAAGCTGCTCAGGTTTGTCGGTGAGGACAGAGTCTTATGGGGAACGGATTCGATCTGGTTCGGCTCGCCGCAGGATCAGATTCAGGCGTTCCGGGCGTTCCAGATTTCGCAGGAGTTTCAAGAACGATACGGCTACCCGGCACTGACCAAGGAAATCAAAGCTAAGGTCTTCGGTCTGAATGCGACCGTTCCTTACGGCATTGATCCGAAAAAGATACTGAAGAGAATTCGCCGTGACCAGGTAGAGAAGACCAAAATAGCCTACATGGAAAACCCTCAACCGAGTTTCAGTACCCATGGCCCGCGGACACGGCGTGAGTTCCTCAGTCACCTTCATCAGCGCGATGGATGGCCTGCATAA